In a single window of the Nicotiana tomentosiformis chromosome 10, ASM39032v3, whole genome shotgun sequence genome:
- the LOC104113368 gene encoding dirigent protein 22-like: protein MGKLNLILLLCSIAITISSIPFGHANISQEPKAVEQWFQKLSHTKPKLTKLHFYFHDIVSGKNPTAVPIAQANSTSHSPTSFGLLAVLDDRLTIGPEINSTTIGRAQGIVGTASLDEFSLLMSLNFVFTNGKYNGSTLSLLGRNTVLNEYREMPIVGGSGVFRLARGVATAKTYFLSNSSGDTIVEYNVVVLHY from the coding sequence ATGGGAAAGCTAAACCTAATTCTATTGCTTTGCTCCATTGCTATTACCATATCATCAATTCCCTTTGGTCATGCCAATATTTCCCAAGAACCTAAAGCAGTAGAACAATGGTTCCAAAAACTTTCCCATACAAAACCAAAACTAACCAAACTTCATTTCTATTTTCACGATATAGTTAGTGGCAAAAACCCAACTGCAGTACCAATTGCACAAGCCAATTCTACTTCTCATTCTCCTACATCTTTTGGTTTGTTAGCAGTGTTAGACGATCGATTGACAATAGGACCAGAAATCAATTCAACAACGATTGGACGAGCTCAAGGAATTGTAGGTACAGCATCTCTTGACGAATTCAGTTTGTTAATGAGTCTTAATTTTGTGTTTACTAATGGGAAATATAATGGTAGTACACTTAGTCTACTTGGCCGTAACACAGTTTTAAATGAATATAGAGAAATGCCGATTGTTGGTGGTTCTGGAGTTTTCCGGCTAGCTCGCGGCGTCGCCACCGCAAAGACGTATTTTTTGAGTAATAGTAGTGGTGATACTATTGTTGAGTATAATGTTGTAGTATTGCATTACTGA